A segment of the Echinicola strongylocentroti genome:
AGGAATGACCTTAATCGGATTTGGAATGGTGTCCCTGCCAGTTCCCGGAGGTATGGTTTCGCCAGTCCTTGAAGCGGTTAGTATAGCTCTATAAACTCCGAGCTTATTGAAAGGGATCAACGCCACAGAATCAGCACTGTTGTTCACGACTTCTTCCGTGTCCACATTTCGGATTTGCCAGTTTCGTGCATTTGGACGTCCTTGGGTAGACCTATCGATAAACGCCACTTCAGTACCAGCCTCTACAAACAAGGTATCCTCACCTCTGGCAATCGTTTCTTCCAGGTACTTCATTTCTGCTTCTGCCCTGATCGAGTCATAAACATCCACCATAAAAGCAGTGTCCATCACCCAAAACTCTCCATCCCACTTGGTGCTGACGGTATCCAAACCTCTGAAGGCCACCGAATCCCTAAACTTATTGACCAACCGGACATACTGGATACCGGGATTTTGAAACAGCACGTGAATGGTTTTCTCTGTAGAGACCGTATCACCTTCATTGATGATGAATTCGGTAAGGATGGTGTCATTTCGACTTATCGGTCCTTCCAAAAAGAAATTGCCACTATCGATAGACCAAGTATGCGCTACAGCTCCCTGAGACAGATCGGAAAAACTCTCAAACTGTCCCACACTGGTAACGTACGATGGTTCTCTAAGGAAACTGGTATACCATCCCACATCCGAAAATTCGGTGGGTGCTATATACTCATCTTCTACACAGGAATGAAGCCCTGCGATAAAAACAAACACTAATAATATATATCTTCTTTTCATGATCAGGTTCTTTTTGGGTTAGTTTAGTCTTCTCCTCCTATTTGCGGATTGGCCACGATCTCAGAATTAGGTATCGGCCAATAAGCATGCTCAGAGGCAATATAGTTGGAGGCAGCTTGCTGGTAATCCATTAGGATCTCCGACTCCATTTCCTCGGTCGTCAACACCGATGCCCACCTGGTCACGCTTTGTCCATTACTATTGACGAATGCAAAATTATCTGTATAGTACCTTCTTTGCGAAAGCTCTTCAAAGCGATCTTTGGTAATGCCCCATCTGCGCAAATCTATGGTCCTGATGGCATTGCCCTCCAAGGACAATTCAAGCGGTCTTTCCACATACATCAAGTGGTCCATTAGCGATTGGACATCATAGGTTTGGTTGTCATGTGCGGCAGCGGGATATTCACCCGTTCCATCCATTCCCAATAATTGTAGCGCAGACCTGTGCCTCACCCTATTGATGTAGGTCATGGCTTCTTCTACATTTCCATCTCCCATCAATAAGGCCTCTGCATACATCAAGTACACATCAGCGAGCCGGATTACCCGCACATTGACACCGGAACGTAAATTAGGCACAATATCCTTTTCGTCCTCTACAATCTCCCAATTCGAATATTTCCTGAAATAACCTGTTTCTTTATTATTAAAGGCGGTAGCTTCAGCAGTACTGGTACCATAATATTCCAAATCCGTATCATCCACCAATGCGATGGAGTACGAAGTCCTCAACGAATACTTTCTTAATCGTGTAGATCCATCTTCATCCACCACGTAATTCCTTGGATCATTAATATCCACAGGGTCCTCCTTATAGGCCATGATCAACCAGCAGCTTGGATAAATAGACCTCCATCCTCCTACGGGGCTAACGGCAAAGTTCAAGCTGTTGGACACCTGCTCCTCTGCCCAGACGGAAATTTCCGATTTATAGGCAAGGGAATAATTGATCTCCAAGATGCTTTCACTATTTAGCTCATTGGTCGTGGTGAAGTTATCACCGATATTTTCGGTCAATGCGTATCCGTATGCTGGATTTTCCATCACATCTTCAAAATACTCCATAGCCTGTGAATAATTTTCATTATACAGATGGCTCTTTCCCAGTACCGCAGCGGCAGCCCCCGCTGTCACCCTGCCTTGGTCAATATCCCTGCTATAGGAAGGTGGTAAATGCTCATGGGCGTATTCAAGATCCGCCAAGTAAAAAGCCATTACCTCTTCCTTGGGTTTCACTGGTTGGTAGAATTCCTCTTCATTTTGCGGAACAAAATCGAAGATGGGTACATTTCCTTCATTAAAACCCGTGGACAAATAGAAGTAGAAAAGCCCTCTGAAAAACCTCGCTTGGGCGAGTATGGTATTGGCCCTTTCCTGACTGCTTTCATCTTTTAGTGTAGGAATCAATTCTTCTGAGGCCACGATGACCTGATTGGCCCTGAAGATACCTTTATACAAGGCGTCCCATTTATTATTGGGCGTACTGGATGATTCATTGAATTCCTGCAAGTAATACTGGTTACTGGTATTGGGCCTTCCCCAGCCAGGCCAAGTCATGTCACTTCGATTGTATTCATCGGAAATGGCAAGTAGGTTTTGATTTTTAAATGCATTGTAAACCCCTATCAACCCGGCATCCAAGTCATCGACGGTTTTCCAAAAACTCTCCGTAGACATTTCATTTGGATTTACTTCTTCCAGAAAATCACTGCATCCCGTGCCCATGCCCAGTATGGGGAGAGCACATAACATTATTTTATATAGGTTATTTCTAAGTTTCATACCATGTTCATTTTAAAAGTCAAACTGTATACCTGCTCTGTACTGGGCCGAAATCGGATAGTTTCCTTTATCTATTCCTCTCGTGTTCAGCCCATCATTGCCCACTTCTGGATCAAATCCATCATAGGAGGTTATCGTCAGTGGATTTTGGGCGGCGATATACACGCGGAAATTCCTTACACCGACTTTATTGGTTATTCCCGATGGGATGGTGTAGCCCAGTGCCACATTACGCAGCCTGATAAAGGTGCCGTCTTCTATCCAGTAGTCCGTATATCCACGGTAATTTTCATGGTCCCTACCCCTATAAGCAGGTATGGTAGAGGTAGTATTTTGTGGTGACCATTGATAGAGGATATCCAAATGCGTTCCTTGCTTATAGGCATACGCTTTGCTTCCGTTGATGATCTCTCCCCCAAAGGCACCGTACCACTGCATGGAAAGATCAAAACCTTTATAATCCGCATTGAGGTTTAGTCCCATCTCAAACTCCGGCATGCCGCTACCTGCATACACCCGATCGTCATTATTGATAAGGCCATCACCTGCATCAGGCACGCCATCACCATCGGTATCGACAGTCAGGGCGTCCACGTATTTCAGGTCACCCATCTTGGCGGTGGGCATGATTTCGCGATACTCCTGAAGCTCTTCCTGGGAAGTAATCAAACCATCTGTCTTGAGCACGAAAAACGCCCCTGCCTCGTAACCTTCTTTCAGCACGGTCACCAAGTCTTCATTGGGAAGTCCGCTGGTCACGGTACTTCCAGATAGATAGGCGATTTTATTGGCTCCGCTCATCTTGGTGATCTTGTTATTGTTCTTACCGAAAGTAAGCCCTGCCGACCAGGAGAACTTCCCTTTGTGGCGGTAATTTGCCGTAAACTCCATCCCCCGGTTATTCATATTCCCTACATTCAGGATGACAGTAGCATTACTGCCGGCACCTGTAGTGGGAGGAAGCAGCAACGGAAACAGCATGTCTTTCTTGTTGGTGTTATAAAAATCAGCTGAAAAGGTAAACTTGTTCTCAAAAAAAGCAAGATCAAATCCCAAGTTGGCCTGTTCGGTAGTTTCCCATTTGACATTTTCATTGGCAAATGCCGTCTGTATGGCTCCCAACACCAAATGATCACTGCCTTCTGGGCCAAAAACGTAATCCTTTGCCAAACTAATGGTAGCCGCATTACTGTAATCCAAGAAATTTTGGTTACCGGTGGTACCGAAGCTACCACGGATTTTAAAGCTATTGGCCACAGGGGCTAGGGAATTCCAAAAATCCTCGTCTGACACATTCCATCCAGCAGATACAGACGGGAAAACTCCCCACCTATAATCTTTCGAAAACCTGCTCGAACCATCTCTTCTTGCACTGACGCTAAGTAGGTACTTACCTTTATAATCGTATTGCGCCCTGCCCAAGAAGCCAATGAGGGAGTTGACACGGTCCTGTCCATAACCACTTCCTGAACCGACATTGGGATCCAGTGTGGCGCCGTTGAGTACTAGGACATCATTACTGATCAAGTCAAACTTCTCCGCAAAGAAAGAAGTGTACTCATACCGCTCCATGGAAAAAAGCCCCAAGACCTTCAAACTATGCTCACCGAACTTTTTATGGTAGTTCAGTGTGGTCTCAGAAGTAAAGCTCTTGGACCGATCACTGAAGTTATAGATGCCCGACCTTACGGTAGTGGGCAGAAGCTCCCCTAACTCATTGTACACCTTAAACAGGGGATTTACCCGCACGCGGGTATTATTGGTGATACTGCCCCCCATTCGGCTCATGATATTGAAGGATTTTGACAGGTTGTACCTCGCTTGGAAGAATCCGTTGAAGTGATCGCCACTCCTGACATCGGTTTGCTTCATCCTAGCGGCCATATAGCTCAGGTTCAATGCATCATTGGTAGAGCCACTGGCATCTGAAATGGTGGAAGCACTCGGGTCGATTTCTTGCTGATAAGGCTTTTGCTTGTAGGCGTCCAGTAGGAAGTTCCAAGGGGCGTACTCCTGTTCTTCTAGCCTGATACCAAGCCCAGTATTGATCACCCATTTACCTTTGGTATAACCCGTATTTGCCCGGATGTTAAACCGGTCAAACCCCGAATTAATGATCACACCTTCTTGGTTAAAGTAAGTACCCGTGATATTGTAATTTAATCCTTCTTTGCCACCAGAGATGTTCAAACTGTGATTTTGTATAGTCGCATTGTCATTCTGAATAATACCTGCCCAATCGGTGTCATTGGTAAAGCTATAGAGGTTGTTTTCCAATGGTGTCCATGAATTCCCGTAGTTGGTTCCGTTTTGGTTGTATTTGCTCAAGAACTCCGAATACATGTACTGGTCAAAATTCATAAGAGGAACATCGGAAGTGATTTTTTGAACCCCATAATAACTATCCAGCCCTACTTTCATGACGCCTGCCTTGCCCTGCTTGGTAGTGATGAGGATCACTCCACCAGCACCACGTGTACCATAAATAGCGGCTGAAGCGGCATCTTTGAGAATATCTATCGATTCGATCTCATTCATACTGAGTTTAGGGTCGCCATTATAGGGAATACCATCTACCACATACAGAGGTGCGCTGTTTCCGGTGACAGAGCTCAGTCCCCGGATGACGATATTGGAGCTGGACCCCGGCTCTCCAGAAGAGGCGGTGACATTTACACCTGCCACCTGTCCTTGCAGGGCTGTACCTAGATCGGCTGTGGCAGATCTAGTCAGCGTCTCACCATCCACATTTCCTACCGCACCAGTGACTTCCTTTTTTTTCTGGGTACCATACCCGATCACGACGACTTCTTCCAGTGATTCGATATTGATATCCATCACGAGATCCATCTTGGTTTCATCGGTCACCACCACCTTTTGGGTAAGGTAGCCTATCGATGAAAATACTAAGGTAGTTTCCTTATTGGGGACCATTATTTTATAGTTTCCGTCAATGTCCGTGACGGTCCCTTGGCCGGTGCCTTCTATGATGATATTGACACCAGGAAGGGTGGTGCCATCATCACTAGAAGTGATCGTACCCGTTAGCTCTCTTTTTTGCCCTTGGGCAATGGTCGAATGAAGGGATAGTAGCAGTAATAAGCCTATCATAAAAAATCCTTTGACAGAACTGCTACCCTTTGAGGGTAAGTTTTTTTTCATAACGGTTTGGTTAATTGGGTTATCAATTGCAAAAAACTTCTTTACGAACAGATTTTGCTTTTTCCTATATCAAAACTAAAAAAAGTTTAAGCTACAGTTTACAACAGATGTTGAACAGAATAGTACATATGTATAAAGCCCACCCTGAAACCTCCCAAACAGGTTTTTAACCAGCCAATGACTCCATTTACTGTTTATATTTTTTTCGAAATTTTTTAAAATAAAACCAAAGCATGGTCTGTCTAGTTATTTTCGAGGCGCCTTTTGAAATAAAAATGGCCAGCCTTTAGAAAAGGCTGACCATCAACAACAACATCTCCTCGTTCCTTATGTCAATAATCTGGGTTTTGCTCCAGTAGAGGATTTCTGTCCAAAGCCTCCTGAGGTAAAGGCCACTTATAATGTTTGTCCTTAAACACCCGGGCATAAACAGGATCTCCATCAAATCCGTCCAATTCTTGTACGGCCAAGCCCCAACGTTTAAGATCAAAGTAACGGCTGTTTTCCATGAGAAACTCCACTCTTCTTTCATACCGAAGTTCTTCTCTTAATGCTGCTTGATCCATCGTAGACACAGCAGGATACTGTTGGGTTTCCAGGAAATTGACCCCGTATGCACGAGCTCTTACCCGATTGATGGCTTCCAGTACAGACTGGTCTATATCATTGGATTCTATTTTAGCTTCAGCATACATAAGTAATACATCTGCATACCTAAGGTGAATGAAATCGGTACCATCATTAATTGGTTTTTCGAGGGTCTCTCTCACTACAGGGCTAATCCCCTTGATAAAAGTAAATCCAGTCTGGGATTTAATTTCCGAAAATGGATTCCATTCACCTTGATAGATGGACATCCCCATCCTGGGGTCCCTGTTTTCCATTGGGTTTTCCGAATCATATAAGGGTGATTCACTAATGGAAAGGCCATCGATGCACTGATAGCTGTGCACTAAATCAAGGGTAGGATGCATGGTTCCCCAAAACCCTATCATCTCCTGCACTGATCTTTGATGGGCTTCCTCTGGTACATTGGCGTACTGGATAGAAAAGATGACTTCCTGGTTATTTTCCTGCTCTTCATCAAAGAACAACGTCGTGTAGTCGTTTGCCAAGGCATAATTCCCCGATTCCATCACCGCTTTTGCTGCCGATGCAGCTTCTCCAAGGTTCTCCCCGCTGTACAGCAGTACCTTTGCTTTCAGTGCTTGTGCTGCGGCTTTTTTCACATGGCCATCATATCCTTCTTGAGGGAGATAGTCGATAGCTATATCGAGGTCATTTAGGATATGTGAAAACACCTCGGATTGGGAGTTTTTAGCACTATATTGGTTCTCCACAGTGCTGGGTGCTGTCCTGATGGGGACATCTCCATAAGTCGCTGCCAAGTAATAGTAATAATAGGACCTGATAAATAGCACCTCACCTTTCCAGGCATTCAACTGGGCTTCGGATACCCCGGTGACATTGTCAATGTTCACCAAAAACTCATTGCAGCTAGCTATACCGTTATAACTTACTGCATATACCGATATGAGTGCATCTTCAGGTCTTCCATTGTTGCTATAGGTACCATCCAAGATGGAGTGGAAGCCAGCCCCTCTACTTAAATAACCATTGTCCGTTATCCCATCCCAAATCGTATGAGGCTTCGGGCCACTGTTCCAATTTGCAAAAGAAGTGATTCCATAGAAATTGGTCTGCAGGTCACTGTACACCCCTGCGAGCCCGATCAATGCATCATTTTCATTTTGCCAAAAAGTAGTACTGCTGATAACATCCGGTGGTTGTTGATCCAAAAATTCTTGGTTACACCCATTTAAGCCCAACGCTGCCAGGAAGATTCCTTTATATATGTGATTTTTCATGATATTCATTTGATTGCTAGTAATTTTGTACATAAAACTTACTGATACTTTTCCATTGGCCACATTTGCCTATAGCGTCACTGAGACACCAAAAGTGTAGCTTTTATTAAGCGGATAAGTATAGGAAGTGAGCACTTCTGGATCCAGCTGGAACAAATCATTGTCCGTAAAAGTGACCAGATTGTCACCTGAAAAATAAAGCCTTAATTTTGTCAATTTCAGCCTTTCTGTCAACGCCTCTGGGAACGTATACCCTAATGAGACGTTTTTCATTCTGAGGTAAGACGTATTTCTCAACCAAAACGAATTTGCGTAGCTATTTGCATCATAATTACTCAGTGTTTCATTGTACACGGTAGGCAATGGTGCATTTACATTGTCCCTAGTCCAAGACTGGTTTAACCAAACACTTGGTGCATTCCCATCCTGCACAAATGGCTCCACGCCGTGGTTATTTCGGTAGGTTTTTTGTCCCGCTACACCCTGCCAAAACATGGAGAAATCGAACTGCTTAAAGCTCGCCGAAACATTGGCACCATAGGTGAAGGCTGGATGCTGGCCATCCAAATGGATCCGGTCGTCGGTATCTACTACGCCATCTCCATTCTGGTCCTTTAATCGGATCCCTCCTAAGTAGGCTGGCAAGGGCTGAGTGGGGGCATTGTCAATATCTTCTTGGGACCTAAACAGTCCATCAGATTCCCACATATAGAACCCATTGAGGGGGTATCCTTCCTCATTGGCTGTAAATCCATAAATCTCCCTGGCTCCGTAATTTAGGATCTCGTTATTATAGAAAGCTATATTACCTGAAAGATTATAGGACCAGTCTCCTATGTTATTCCGGTGACCTAGGACAAAATCCATCCCTCGGTTACGCATTTTTCCTTGGTTTATCTGAGGACCTGAAGCTCCTGCCTCAATAGACACCTGTAATTCCCTTAAAATGTCATCGGTCACTTTATCGAAATAATCTATCCCTGCGGTAAGTTTTCCACTCCACAATGATATATCCAACCCGATGTTTGCGATAGTAGTCGTCTCCCAAGTAATATTTGGATCTGTGAATTTTTCCAACACCACACCGGGGGCAATACCTATACCGAATGGGTAGCCATGAGAACCTGTAGCCCTTGTCTGCACATAATTATTCAGTTCATAATTACCAAAGGAGTATTGGGCCTGATAGGGATAATCAATATCGCCGTCATTGCCCAACTGCCCCCATGAAGCGCGTAACTTCAACTGATCAATAAAGGTGGCATTGTATAGAAATGGCTCATTTTCCAATCTCCATCCTACACTAAAAGAAGGAAAAATCCCCATCCTACTTCCCTCCGCAAACCTTGAGCTTACATCTGATCTAATATTACTTTCGATCAGGTACTTTTCATTAAATACGTAGTTAACCCTTGCAAAAAAACTTCGGACTGCGCTCTGGGTATTGGTCCCTCCCACTAGCTGGTTATCTGTACCTGCTCCATCCAACTCAGTAATGGTAGTGGTCGGCACACCGTATCTAGAACCAACCGTATTTTCTCTTTTCCTAAACTCTTGGCTGTATCCACCCATAAAAGTGAAATCATGAATTTCGTTCACGATTTTATCGTAAGCTAAGGTAGAGTAAAAGGTAGTAACTGTGCTAAACACATTGTTGGCATCTATCTTTGCTGGATCGGTCGTTCGCCGTAAAAATTCTCCGGTTCTATAATTATATTCATCAAACCGTAGCTGTTGAAACTTTGATTTCATATAATCAAATTTCATTGCACCTTTCATCGAAAGTCGTAGGTTTGGCAGTATATCGATATTAGCGTATAAATTTCCGTTAAAATTATACTTTTCGTCAGAATAGCCTTTCTGCCCATATAACCTAGCTATCGGGTTCTCTCTCGTAAAACCTTCATCGAATAAAAAATCCGGATCTTCTGTACTTCCAGAAAAAGCTTTGGCAGCATAATGGCCCGTACCGTCCAAGGTATATGGCCCCCAGGTAGGTCTCACAGACCAAGCTGATGTCAGTGGATTGGTCCAATCAGAGTTTGGTCCTTGGCGCTTTGAGTACATCCCCATGATATTACCACCGACAGTGATCCGATCAGTAATATCAGAATTGATACTGACAAAGATATTGTTCTTGTCATATTCGGAAGTGGACATAATGCCTTTTTGCTTCCAATTGCCCAAGGTGATATTATAAGAAGTGGTTCCTGAAGTCCCATCCACCCCTAAGGTATTTCTCCATACCGATCCAGTCTGTGTCACCAAATCGGTCCAATCAGTATTGGGGTAATAAGGGTCATTGTTCGCCGTACGGTAAGCCTCGATGATCTCCTGAGGGTAATAATTCCCTCCATCTCCTGGCGCATTGTCCAGCGCACGGTTATACAAGGTCATATAATCTGCCGAATTGCTGATCATTTCGGGAATCACCGTGGGGGTATTTATAGCATAACTTCCCTCATATTTTACGCGTACTCCTTCCTTATACCCTTTCTTGGTTTCTACCAAAATCACCCCATTGGCCGCTTTTAGGCCATATATGGCAGCGGATGATGCGTCCTTCAATACCGATACGGACTTGATGACCGATGGATCCAGGTCGTTAAGGTTTCCTTCCACGCCATTGATCAATACCAATGGCGAGTTACTACTCCCAAAACTATTCAGTCCGCGTATGGTTACATTTACTCCCTCCGCTCCAGGGTTACCGTTATTCTGTGAGATGTTTAGTCCTGGCACTTGTCCTTGTAGCGCCTGGAATGCATTCTGTACAGGCCTTCTTTCCAGCACCTCTTCTCCCACAGATGCCACGGCACCCGTGAGGTTGGCTTTTTTCTGTACCCCATAACCAACGACCACCACTTCGTCCAATCCTATATCTTCTGAGTCCAGAGAAACATCCAATGATCCCGGTGTGGCCTCCAGCACCTTACTTTGCATTCCAATAAAACTAAACTGCAATTGTGCCCCCTCCGATACTTCTATCGAGTACTTTCCGTCGATATCTGTTACCGTTCCATTATTGGTTCCCATCTCCATGATGGTGGCACCTATAATCGGCGCACCGTTACCTGCTTCGGTAACGGTCCCTTTTACCATAATTCCCTGTCCTAAAACCGGCTGCCAACACAGCCATAGAAAACAGGCCAATACTGTAATAATCCGTTGCTTGGTTAATAAAAAACTGTCCATATATTTTGGGTTTGGTTAATAAAATATTTTAAAATTCAACTGAACAATACGAACTCCCCGACCATAGGCTGTTAACTATGGTCTCATAGAATTATTGAATGAATTTGGTAGAGCTTAGATTTATACAATTCTTAATGTGGAGAGTGATTACGTATTCTTCCATTTAAAACGGCTGTTCCCGTAGTGAATAATTAATTCTAAACGAGCACGTTAAAAGTACAGCCCTTAAAAAAAACACTATATCATATATGTTC
Coding sequences within it:
- a CDS encoding RagB/SusD family nutrient uptake outer membrane protein, which produces MKLRNNLYKIMLCALPILGMGTGCSDFLEEVNPNEMSTESFWKTVDDLDAGLIGVYNAFKNQNLLAISDEYNRSDMTWPGWGRPNTSNQYYLQEFNESSSTPNNKWDALYKGIFRANQVIVASEELIPTLKDESSQERANTILAQARFFRGLFYFYLSTGFNEGNVPIFDFVPQNEEEFYQPVKPKEEVMAFYLADLEYAHEHLPPSYSRDIDQGRVTAGAAAAVLGKSHLYNENYSQAMEYFEDVMENPAYGYALTENIGDNFTTTNELNSESILEINYSLAYKSEISVWAEEQVSNSLNFAVSPVGGWRSIYPSCWLIMAYKEDPVDINDPRNYVVDEDGSTRLRKYSLRTSYSIALVDDTDLEYYGTSTAEATAFNNKETGYFRKYSNWEIVEDEKDIVPNLRSGVNVRVIRLADVYLMYAEALLMGDGNVEEAMTYINRVRHRSALQLLGMDGTGEYPAAAHDNQTYDVQSLMDHLMYVERPLELSLEGNAIRTIDLRRWGITKDRFEELSQRRYYTDNFAFVNSNGQSVTRWASVLTTEEMESEILMDYQQAASNYIASEHAYWPIPNSEIVANPQIGGED
- a CDS encoding RagB/SusD family nutrient uptake outer membrane protein yields the protein MKNHIYKGIFLAALGLNGCNQEFLDQQPPDVISSTTFWQNENDALIGLAGVYSDLQTNFYGITSFANWNSGPKPHTIWDGITDNGYLSRGAGFHSILDGTYSNNGRPEDALISVYAVSYNGIASCNEFLVNIDNVTGVSEAQLNAWKGEVLFIRSYYYYYLAATYGDVPIRTAPSTVENQYSAKNSQSEVFSHILNDLDIAIDYLPQEGYDGHVKKAAAQALKAKVLLYSGENLGEAASAAKAVMESGNYALANDYTTLFFDEEQENNQEVIFSIQYANVPEEAHQRSVQEMIGFWGTMHPTLDLVHSYQCIDGLSISESPLYDSENPMENRDPRMGMSIYQGEWNPFSEIKSQTGFTFIKGISPVVRETLEKPINDGTDFIHLRYADVLLMYAEAKIESNDIDQSVLEAINRVRARAYGVNFLETQQYPAVSTMDQAALREELRYERRVEFLMENSRYFDLKRWGLAVQELDGFDGDPVYARVFKDKHYKWPLPQEALDRNPLLEQNPDY
- a CDS encoding SusC/RagA family TonB-linked outer membrane protein, whose protein sequence is MKKNLPSKGSSSVKGFFMIGLLLLLSLHSTIAQGQKRELTGTITSSDDGTTLPGVNIIIEGTGQGTVTDIDGNYKIMVPNKETTLVFSSIGYLTQKVVVTDETKMDLVMDINIESLEEVVVIGYGTQKKKEVTGAVGNVDGETLTRSATADLGTALQGQVAGVNVTASSGEPGSSSNIVIRGLSSVTGNSAPLYVVDGIPYNGDPKLSMNEIESIDILKDAASAAIYGTRGAGGVILITTKQGKAGVMKVGLDSYYGVQKITSDVPLMNFDQYMYSEFLSKYNQNGTNYGNSWTPLENNLYSFTNDTDWAGIIQNDNATIQNHSLNISGGKEGLNYNITGTYFNQEGVIINSGFDRFNIRANTGYTKGKWVINTGLGIRLEEQEYAPWNFLLDAYKQKPYQQEIDPSASTISDASGSTNDALNLSYMAARMKQTDVRSGDHFNGFFQARYNLSKSFNIMSRMGGSITNNTRVRVNPLFKVYNELGELLPTTVRSGIYNFSDRSKSFTSETTLNYHKKFGEHSLKVLGLFSMERYEYTSFFAEKFDLISNDVLVLNGATLDPNVGSGSGYGQDRVNSLIGFLGRAQYDYKGKYLLSVSARRDGSSRFSKDYRWGVFPSVSAGWNVSDEDFWNSLAPVANSFKIRGSFGTTGNQNFLDYSNAATISLAKDYVFGPEGSDHLVLGAIQTAFANENVKWETTEQANLGFDLAFFENKFTFSADFYNTNKKDMLFPLLLPPTTGAGSNATVILNVGNMNNRGMEFTANYRHKGKFSWSAGLTFGKNNNKITKMSGANKIAYLSGSTVTSGLPNEDLVTVLKEGYEAGAFFVLKTDGLITSQEELQEYREIMPTAKMGDLKYVDALTVDTDGDGVPDAGDGLINNDDRVYAGSGMPEFEMGLNLNADYKGFDLSMQWYGAFGGEIINGSKAYAYKQGTHLDILYQWSPQNTTSTIPAYRGRDHENYRGYTDYWIEDGTFIRLRNVALGYTIPSGITNKVGVRNFRVYIAAQNPLTITSYDGFDPEVGNDGLNTRGIDKGNYPISAQYRAGIQFDF
- a CDS encoding carbohydrate binding domain-containing protein yields the protein MKRRYILLVFVFIAGLHSCVEDEYIAPTEFSDVGWYTSFLREPSYVTSVGQFESFSDLSQGAVAHTWSIDSGNFFLEGPISRNDTILTEFIINEGDTVSTEKTIHVLFQNPGIQYVRLVNKFRDSVAFRGLDTVSTKWDGEFWVMDTAFMVDVYDSIRAEAEMKYLEETIARGEDTLFVEAGTEVAFIDRSTQGRPNARNWQIRNVDTEEVVNNSADSVALIPFNKLGVYRAILTASRTGETIPPGTGRDTIPNPIKVIPSSKPFELTEDIVELEDQTLRMSFNGEFKPFSGGEELFTVKVNGEVFDITSVQPYAANPTKLDIKLAQEIYRPDVVTVSFAGGELASVDERTPKAFTDIPVVMHSANLLDNTAYGFEDGGAGWKAMWDNDSEVAFTTELAATGDYSLKVIKNEEHAGGKIHSINAPFSLEPGKTYLFKYKIYVEEGTTAPSVSLWLLPNWKQFWESAADKPRGEWVEVTTEYEAIQGDANRRFMLQIPGNGTFYFDDFWVMEKEVRP
- a CDS encoding SusC/RagA family TonB-linked outer membrane protein, with the protein product MDSFLLTKQRIITVLACFLWLCWQPVLGQGIMVKGTVTEAGNGAPIIGATIMEMGTNNGTVTDIDGKYSIEVSEGAQLQFSFIGMQSKVLEATPGSLDVSLDSEDIGLDEVVVVGYGVQKKANLTGAVASVGEEVLERRPVQNAFQALQGQVPGLNISQNNGNPGAEGVNVTIRGLNSFGSSNSPLVLINGVEGNLNDLDPSVIKSVSVLKDASSAAIYGLKAANGVILVETKKGYKEGVRVKYEGSYAINTPTVIPEMISNSADYMTLYNRALDNAPGDGGNYYPQEIIEAYRTANNDPYYPNTDWTDLVTQTGSVWRNTLGVDGTSGTTSYNITLGNWKQKGIMSTSEYDKNNIFVSINSDITDRITVGGNIMGMYSKRQGPNSDWTNPLTSAWSVRPTWGPYTLDGTGHYAAKAFSGSTEDPDFLFDEGFTRENPIARLYGQKGYSDEKYNFNGNLYANIDILPNLRLSMKGAMKFDYMKSKFQQLRFDEYNYRTGEFLRRTTDPAKIDANNVFSTVTTFYSTLAYDKIVNEIHDFTFMGGYSQEFRKRENTVGSRYGVPTTTITELDGAGTDNQLVGGTNTQSAVRSFFARVNYVFNEKYLIESNIRSDVSSRFAEGSRMGIFPSFSVGWRLENEPFLYNATFIDQLKLRASWGQLGNDGDIDYPYQAQYSFGNYELNNYVQTRATGSHGYPFGIGIAPGVVLEKFTDPNITWETTTIANIGLDISLWSGKLTAGIDYFDKVTDDILRELQVSIEAGASGPQINQGKMRNRGMDFVLGHRNNIGDWSYNLSGNIAFYNNEILNYGAREIYGFTANEEGYPLNGFYMWESDGLFRSQEDIDNAPTQPLPAYLGGIRLKDQNGDGVVDTDDRIHLDGQHPAFTYGANVSASFKQFDFSMFWQGVAGQKTYRNNHGVEPFVQDGNAPSVWLNQSWTRDNVNAPLPTVYNETLSNYDANSYANSFWLRNTSYLRMKNVSLGYTFPEALTERLKLTKLRLYFSGDNLVTFTDNDLFQLDPEVLTSYTYPLNKSYTFGVSVTL